From one Paenibacillus sp. FSL K6-1330 genomic stretch:
- a CDS encoding Gfo/Idh/MocA family oxidoreductase, protein MDKKVLNIGVLGCGPISQYGHFEACRRARNARLYAICDVAEDLLNRMAEIHQPTKIYNDYDKMLADPGVEAVIIGIADQFHVEAALKAIEAGKHVLVEKPLGVTVEECEELQRKARHSGCIVQIGNMKRFDPGIAYAKQFIDQEMGEMLALKAWYCDSTYRYTVTENVQPMVQLSPNALRPEGNPKLDKLRYFMLTHGSHLVDTARFLGGEMNSVTAWNTQKFGAYNWFVTVQYASGAVGHLDLTVAVRMDWHEGFQIYGEHGSVIGKTYNPWLFKSSDVEVFSSRDGCYHRPLGEDAHFFKLQVEAFADTIMEQAPMRGANLEDGVAAMRAMAAIARSVESGNTVKLADVTGGV, encoded by the coding sequence ATGGATAAGAAGGTGTTAAATATCGGCGTGCTGGGGTGCGGTCCCATATCGCAGTACGGACATTTCGAGGCTTGCCGGAGAGCGCGCAATGCCAGGCTATACGCGATATGCGATGTAGCTGAGGATCTGCTCAACCGCATGGCCGAAATCCACCAGCCAACCAAGATCTACAATGATTATGATAAAATGCTCGCCGATCCCGGGGTGGAGGCTGTCATCATTGGCATCGCGGATCAATTCCACGTGGAAGCTGCCCTTAAAGCCATTGAAGCAGGGAAACATGTTCTAGTGGAGAAGCCTCTTGGCGTCACCGTAGAAGAGTGTGAGGAATTGCAGCGGAAGGCGCGGCATTCCGGATGTATTGTCCAAATCGGCAATATGAAGCGCTTTGACCCGGGCATCGCTTATGCCAAGCAGTTTATTGATCAAGAAATGGGTGAGATGCTGGCGCTGAAAGCATGGTACTGCGACTCAACCTACCGGTATACGGTCACCGAGAACGTGCAGCCCATGGTGCAGCTTAGTCCGAATGCCTTAAGGCCGGAAGGCAATCCCAAGCTGGATAAGCTGCGTTACTTCATGCTGACACATGGCAGCCATCTGGTGGATACGGCTCGATTTTTAGGTGGAGAGATGAATAGCGTTACAGCCTGGAACACGCAAAAGTTCGGAGCGTATAACTGGTTTGTCACGGTGCAGTATGCCTCGGGCGCTGTAGGACATCTGGATCTAACGGTTGCCGTGCGGATGGACTGGCATGAGGGCTTTCAGATCTACGGCGAACACGGAAGCGTTATTGGCAAGACCTATAATCCTTGGCTTTTTAAGTCCAGCGACGTCGAGGTATTCTCCTCACGCGACGGTTGTTATCATCGTCCGCTCGGGGAAGATGCGCATTTCTTCAAGCTGCAGGTTGAAGCCTTTGCGGATACGATTATGGAGCAGGCACCCATGCGAGGGGCCAATCTGGAGGATGGAGTGGCAGCCATGCGTGCCATGGCGGCAATTGCACGATCGGTGGAGAGCGGGAATACGGTGAAGCTGGCTGATGTAACGGGAGGTGTATGA
- the mglC gene encoding galactose/methyl galactoside ABC transporter permease MglC gives MNTQTIGKVKDYLAQRAIFVVLILLVVGIAVADPNFLAFSTLRDILQQSSTRLIIALGAAFILITGGVDLSAGRVVGLTAVVSASMLQTDVYANRFFPDLPQVSVVLPILIGILAGLIVGLINGFIVAKLHVPPFIATLGTMVGIYGINSIYFDMEPNQSQPIGGLRPDFTVWGSGYIDFGGGYSLPYIVIIAVFVAFICWVIFNKTRLGKNMYAIGGNVQAAHVSGINVARNLIAIYAISGALYGIAGVLEAARTGGATNNYGNMYELDAIAACVVGGVSTAGGIGTVPGVMAGVLIFGVINYGLTFIGVSPYWQLIIKGLIIVAAVAFDIRKYMAKK, from the coding sequence ATGAATACGCAAACCATCGGTAAGGTGAAAGATTATTTGGCGCAGCGCGCCATATTTGTAGTATTGATATTACTTGTTGTCGGGATTGCAGTCGCAGATCCCAATTTTCTGGCCTTCTCCACGCTGCGGGATATTTTGCAGCAATCCTCCACCCGATTAATTATCGCCCTTGGCGCGGCGTTCATTCTGATCACCGGCGGGGTTGACCTCTCCGCAGGACGCGTTGTCGGATTAACGGCGGTTGTATCGGCTTCCATGCTGCAAACGGATGTATACGCAAACCGCTTCTTCCCGGACCTGCCCCAAGTATCGGTTGTATTGCCGATTCTTATCGGTATATTAGCGGGGCTTATCGTTGGGTTAATCAATGGTTTCATTGTAGCTAAACTGCATGTGCCCCCATTCATAGCCACGCTCGGTACGATGGTCGGCATTTACGGCATCAATTCCATCTATTTTGATATGGAGCCGAACCAATCCCAGCCGATTGGCGGCTTGAGACCGGACTTTACCGTGTGGGGCAGCGGCTACATTGACTTCGGCGGCGGATATTCACTCCCTTACATCGTCATTATCGCCGTCTTCGTTGCGTTCATCTGCTGGGTCATATTCAACAAAACCCGGCTCGGCAAAAACATGTATGCCATCGGCGGTAACGTGCAAGCGGCGCATGTATCCGGGATCAATGTAGCCCGCAATCTTATAGCGATCTACGCGATTTCCGGTGCATTGTATGGCATCGCCGGTGTACTGGAGGCTGCGAGGACCGGGGGCGCGACGAATAACTACGGCAATATGTATGAACTGGATGCGATTGCCGCATGCGTGGTTGGCGGGGTATCCACTGCGGGAGGCATCGGTACGGTGCCAGGCGTGATGGCCGGGGTTCTTATCTTCGGCGTCATCAATTACGGATTAACCTTTATCGGCGTCAGCCCATACTGGCAATTGATCATTAAAGGGCTTATTATCGTAGCAGCGGTCGCATTTGATATTCGCAAATATATGGCCAAAAAATAA
- a CDS encoding sugar ABC transporter ATP-binding protein, which translates to MTEPYVLEMRNISKAFPGVQALNDVTFKVRPGTVHALMGENGAGKSTLMKCLFGIYKPDEGDIYLNGSKVAINSSKDALNHGISMIHQELHPVPHRNVMENIWLGRFPMTGFWPLKFVNEKQMAEDTLRLFRELDIDIDPRARTGALSVSKIQSLEIVKAVSYHSKVIVMDEPTSSLTGNEVEHLFSIMNRLRSQGVSIVYISHKMEEILRISDDVTIMRDGKYVGTWQAGELTTDLIITRMVGRDLTERYPERTNVPGETRMQVHQLSSTNPKSFQNVSFELRRGEILGIGGLVGAQRTELVEAIFGLRPVASGTISINGKPVKIKSPSDAKKNNMALLTEERRVTGIFPVLSVYENTVIANLRRYQNFAFLLNERRGIEDARTNVEQLRTKTPSVHTQIRNLSGGNQQKVLLARWLLTEPEILLLDEPTRGIDVGAKFEIYSIITQLVKQGKSIIMISSEMPELLGMSDRIMVMSEGRLTGILAGQEASEEEIMRLAAQQRSADSGGEVDEYANHR; encoded by the coding sequence GTGACGGAACCGTATGTGCTGGAGATGCGGAATATATCGAAGGCGTTTCCCGGCGTTCAGGCGCTAAACGACGTAACATTCAAGGTGAGACCAGGCACCGTGCATGCTCTTATGGGCGAGAACGGGGCAGGTAAATCAACGTTGATGAAATGTTTATTCGGCATATACAAGCCTGATGAAGGTGATATTTATTTAAACGGCAGCAAGGTAGCCATCAACAGCTCCAAGGACGCACTGAATCATGGAATATCCATGATCCATCAGGAACTTCATCCCGTGCCGCATCGCAACGTGATGGAGAATATATGGCTTGGAAGATTTCCGATGACGGGCTTCTGGCCTTTGAAATTCGTGAATGAGAAACAGATGGCAGAAGATACGCTCCGCCTGTTTCGCGAGCTCGATATCGATATTGATCCCAGGGCAAGAACAGGAGCGCTTTCTGTATCCAAGATCCAATCGCTTGAGATTGTCAAAGCCGTGTCCTATCACTCCAAGGTGATTGTCATGGACGAACCGACCTCATCGCTGACCGGGAATGAAGTGGAGCATCTGTTCAGCATCATGAACAGGCTGCGTTCGCAAGGCGTGTCGATTGTCTACATCTCGCACAAAATGGAAGAGATTTTGCGCATATCCGATGACGTGACGATCATGCGCGATGGGAAGTATGTGGGAACCTGGCAAGCCGGCGAGCTGACGACCGATTTGATTATCACCCGTATGGTGGGGCGGGACTTGACGGAGCGCTATCCTGAACGGACGAACGTTCCCGGCGAAACCCGGATGCAGGTCCACCAATTAAGTTCCACGAATCCGAAATCGTTTCAGAATGTATCCTTCGAGCTAAGACGGGGGGAGATCCTGGGCATTGGCGGCCTTGTCGGTGCCCAGCGAACGGAACTGGTTGAAGCTATATTCGGGCTTCGTCCGGTGGCATCCGGAACCATCTCGATTAACGGGAAACCGGTAAAGATCAAATCACCCTCTGATGCCAAGAAAAACAACATGGCGCTGCTGACGGAAGAGCGCAGAGTTACTGGCATATTCCCGGTTCTCTCGGTTTATGAGAATACCGTCATTGCCAATCTTCGCAGGTATCAGAACTTCGCGTTCCTGTTAAATGAACGCAGAGGAATCGAGGATGCGCGAACGAACGTGGAGCAGCTGAGAACCAAAACGCCATCGGTCCATACCCAGATACGGAACCTGTCGGGCGGCAACCAGCAGAAGGTGCTGCTGGCAAGGTGGCTTCTGACCGAGCCTGAAATCCTTCTGCTGGATGAGCCGACACGTGGAATCGATGTGGGCGCTAAGTTTGAGATTTATTCGATCATTACGCAGTTAGTCAAGCAAGGAAAGAGCATTATTATGATTTCCTCCGAAATGCCCGAGCTGCTCGGAATGTCTGACCGAATCATGGTGATGAGCGAAGGGCGGCTGACGGGAATTCTCGCAGGGCAGGAAGCAAGCGAAGAGGAAATCATGCGGCTTGCCGCACAGCAGCGGTCAGCTGATTCGGGAGGGGAAGTCGATGAATACGCAAACCATCGGTAA
- a CDS encoding galactose ABC transporter substrate-binding protein produces the protein MKKKWLIILMAGMMLTTAACNNGGSSSTGSDSKGSEAAGGSTPQVGVAIYKFDDTFMTGVRNAMSDAANGVAKLDIVDSQNAQPTQNEKIDLFISKKYSSMIINPVDRTAAGVIIDKAKTANTPVVFLNREPIAEDMNKWDKVYYVGAKAEESGTISGQLIVDYWKANPKADKNGDGKLQYVLLQGEPGHQDAELRTKFSVQAIQDAGIEVEALAVDTAMWDRVKGQEKMQAFLASHGDKIEAVLANNDDMALGAIEALKAAGYFSGDKYMPVVGVDATAPAIQALEDGTLLGTVLNDAKSQGKASVAIAAALSKGETPNKDNTGFDITDGKYVWIAYKKITKDNIADAK, from the coding sequence GTGAAGAAAAAATGGCTGATAATCCTTATGGCCGGCATGATGCTGACCACGGCGGCATGCAATAATGGCGGGAGCAGTTCAACCGGCAGCGATAGCAAGGGAAGTGAAGCGGCGGGTGGCAGCACCCCTCAAGTCGGGGTGGCGATTTATAAGTTTGACGACACGTTCATGACAGGCGTTCGGAATGCGATGTCCGATGCAGCGAATGGCGTAGCCAAACTGGATATCGTGGATAGCCAAAATGCGCAGCCAACTCAAAATGAGAAAATCGATCTGTTTATTTCAAAGAAATACAGCTCCATGATTATCAACCCGGTGGATCGGACGGCGGCCGGTGTCATTATCGATAAGGCTAAAACTGCGAATACACCAGTGGTCTTCTTGAATCGGGAGCCGATCGCGGAAGACATGAACAAATGGGATAAGGTGTATTACGTAGGGGCGAAAGCGGAGGAATCCGGAACGATTTCGGGTCAGCTTATTGTCGATTATTGGAAGGCCAATCCGAAGGCGGACAAGAACGGGGATGGCAAGCTGCAGTATGTATTGCTGCAGGGTGAGCCGGGGCATCAGGATGCCGAGCTGCGAACCAAGTTCTCCGTTCAGGCGATTCAAGATGCGGGGATCGAAGTCGAAGCGCTAGCGGTGGATACCGCCATGTGGGACCGCGTGAAAGGACAGGAAAAGATGCAAGCCTTCCTTGCATCCCATGGCGACAAGATTGAAGCGGTTCTGGCCAACAATGACGATATGGCGCTCGGCGCTATTGAGGCATTGAAAGCAGCGGGTTACTTCAGCGGCGACAAATATATGCCGGTCGTGGGCGTAGATGCGACAGCTCCGGCTATTCAGGCGCTGGAAGATGGCACGCTTCTCGGCACCGTGCTTAATGATGCCAAGAGCCAGGGCAAAGCTTCTGTAGCGATTGCCGCAGCACTATCCAAAGGGGAAACGCCGAACAAGGACAACACCGGATTTGATATTACCGACGGCAAATACGTATGGATCGCTTACAAAAAAATAACGAAGGACAATATCGCCGACGCGAAATAA